One genomic region from Proteus vulgaris encodes:
- the nagB gene encoding glucosamine-6-phosphate deaminase produces MRLIPLSTAKQVGKWSANYIVEKINAFNPTAERPFVLGLPTGGTPLATYKELIELHRAGKVSFQHVVTFNMDEYVGIPSDHSQSYRTFMYENFFNHIDIKDENINLLNGNAEDPQAECERYEAKIKSYGKINLFMGGVGNDGHIAFNEPASSLSSRTRMKTLTEDTRLANSRFFDNNVNHVPKYALTVGVGTLLDAEELMILATGFNKAQAVHAATEGAVNHLWTISCVQLHPKAILVCDDPATMELRVKTLRYFQQIEAQECQKYQD; encoded by the coding sequence ATGAGGTTAATCCCCCTATCCACGGCAAAACAAGTTGGTAAGTGGTCTGCAAATTATATCGTTGAGAAAATCAACGCGTTTAATCCAACCGCAGAGCGCCCTTTCGTACTTGGTTTACCGACTGGTGGCACGCCATTGGCGACATATAAAGAATTAATTGAATTGCATCGTGCAGGAAAAGTCAGCTTCCAACACGTTGTGACGTTCAATATGGATGAATATGTTGGTATTCCATCAGATCATTCACAAAGTTATCGTACTTTTATGTATGAAAACTTCTTTAATCATATTGATATTAAAGATGAAAATATCAATTTATTAAATGGTAATGCTGAAGATCCACAAGCAGAATGCGAACGCTATGAAGCTAAAATCAAGTCTTATGGCAAAATCAATCTGTTTATGGGCGGTGTAGGTAACGACGGTCACATTGCATTTAATGAACCTGCGTCTTCACTCTCCTCACGCACTCGAATGAAAACGCTAACTGAAGATACACGCTTAGCAAATTCACGTTTCTTCGACAATAATGTTAATCATGTCCCTAAATATGCACTGACAGTCGGTGTAGGCACATTATTAGATGCTGAAGAATTAATGATTTTGGCGACCGGTTTTAATAAAGCGCAAGCAGTACATGCAGCAACAGAAGGCGCTGTTAACCATTTATGGACGATTTCCTGTGTTCAACTTCACCCTAAAGCAATTTTAGTGTGTGATGATCCTGCAACAATGGAATTACGTGTAAAAACATTGCGTTATTTCCAACAGATTGAAGCGCAA